Proteins encoded together in one Venturia canescens isolate UGA chromosome 10, ASM1945775v1, whole genome shotgun sequence window:
- the LOC122417346 gene encoding uncharacterized protein gives MSLVGALGALLLVANVPAGLAVRGLSLPVNRASVFRVEGYTDFREEANRHDCGNYHTQYMENEGKCGVCGDNYALDRPRPNEHGGKFGRGIIVQTYQAGSNISVIIETNMNSYGFFDFALCPMAHPEEPLWTGNRLETEECFAAHKLRLAQTAARYEYEVTDFQRVSYTLGLRLPRNLTCRHCVLRWQFTGAYPWPCKDGTASPDCGNQEVSRTCSDIRIQ, from the exons ATGAGTCTCGTGGGCGCCCTCGGCGCCCTCCTGCTCGTCGCCAACGTTCCTGCCGGCCTCGCCGTCAGGGGACTGTCGCTTCCCGTGAACCGAGCCAGCGTCTTCAGGGTGGAGGGTTACACAGACTTCCGGGAGGAGGCGAACAGACACGACTGTGGAAATTATCAC ACCCAGTACATGGAGAACGAAGGAAAATGCGGCGTCTGCGGCGACAACTACGCCCTTGATCGGCCCCGCCCGAACGAGCACGGGGGGAAATTCGGCCGCGGAATCATCGTCCAAAC CTACCAAGCCGGCTCCAACATTTCCGTCATCATCGAAACGAACATGAACAGCTACGGTTTCTTCGACTTCGCGTTATGTCCGATGGCCCACCCGGAGGAGCCACTCTGGACCGGAAATCGACTCGAAACCGAAGAATGCTTCGCTGCACACAAACTTCGACTCGCTCAAACTGCTGCTCGGTACGAATACGAGGTGACGGACTTCCAGCGAGTGAGCTACACCCTCGGGCTCCGCCTCCCTCGCAACTTGACCTGCCGACACTGCGTGCTCCGCTGGCAATTCACCGGCGCCTACCCCTGGCCCTGCAAGGACGGGACCGCCAGTCCGGACTGCGGCAACCAGGAAGTTTCTCGCACTTGTTCCGACATCAGGATTCAATGA
- the LOC122417347 gene encoding uncharacterized protein has protein sequence MQQSFSPGVLVYLALFASWGALVGLLINDFCWESTFGKGQVDSSDSEAPTNDGVILMVWDPQLVSDSDSNPVTTKNLIEAQPTQQSNLLADDLQQDIIDMIRMLDFIGLLHDAAKDVDSDHARDGNVTGAYVKIPAIREKGKGARGPELPEEYINPFPTRPVTSALREHRQSLNPLTVQFEHGLNDDTNPSGKKL, from the exons ATGCAGCAATCATTCAGTCCCGGTGTTTTAGTTTACTTGGCGCTGTTCGCCAGCTGGGGAGCCCTCGTCGGACTTCTCATCAACGATTTTTGTTGGGAATCTACTTTCGGGAAGGGCCAAGTGGACTCGAGCGATTCTGAGGCACCCACGAACGACGGCGTGATTTTAATGGTGTGGGATCCACAGCTCGTCTCGGATTCGGACTCGAATCCCGTGACGACCAAAAATCTAATCGAAGCACAACCGACGCAGCAAAGCAACCTGCTCGCGGATGACCTTCAGCAAGATATTATTGATATGATCAGGATGCTCGATTTTATCGGTTTGCTTCATGACGCCGCTAAAGACGTCGATTCGGACCACGCTCGGG ATGGCAATGTTACCGGCGCCTACGTAAAAATTCCTGCTATTCGGGAAAAGGGAAAAGGCGCCAGAGGACCGGAGCTTCCGGAAGAAT ATATCAATCCTTTTCCGACACGCCCCGTTACAAGCGCACTGAGAGAACACCGACAGTCTCTGAATCCATTGACAGTGCAATTTGAGCATGGGCTCAACGACGACACGAATCCGAGTGgaaaaaagctttga